The Hevea brasiliensis isolate MT/VB/25A 57/8 chromosome 9, ASM3005281v1, whole genome shotgun sequence nucleotide sequence TTGTGAGTTGGATAGGAGGAGGAATCTCAGAATTAACATAATCCATCAGCTGGGATTGTTATCGTTCTTATCCAATTGCGAAAGGATGAGGATTCGAGTGGTGTGTGTTGGCCTTGTGCATTGAAGCTCTCTAGTTTTGTTTGTTATTTGTTTTGTTTTCTTCTTGCTTTTacccaaaaggaaaaaaaaggtgTGGGGTGTGTTGTGCAACAGTAATTTACAGGTTACCGGTACATTTTCCTATTGAAAGAAGCCACGAGTCTTCTCATTTTTGGGCAAGTCATGGTATTTCTGCTACTGTAAGGGCCATGGATGAATGTGTTTGGCTGCAGAAAGCATCAAACTTTCTGATTGCTGCCAGATTTTTTTAGACCTAAAGCTGTCACCTTTAAATTGTGGAAGATTTTAACAAGTCTTCAATTGGAAAGTTTAGGGGATTTTTTGGGGTCTAGATGGTGAGGTGTTGAGGGTAGGTAGAGAGGGTGGCCATAAATTTGGCCTGCTTGGATCTCAAACCCTAAAATCACCAGAGCTggatcttctttctttcttggttGACAGACATCAAAAACAAATAGACACAGCCTCTGGTAAAGACCCAAAACAGAACGAAGGAAAGGTCAGATTTTACTGTCTTTGGAGCCAAGATCATCTTTGATTTTTATGTATCTCATTTCTTGGTTTTTCACTCTTGGATTTGGTTGATTTTGACTCCTTGATTCCTTGACCTCAAAAGTACTAAGGAATTAGATTACTACCTGTATTGATTGTTAAGCACCCGGTAGCTGCCATTTGGGCTCCATAATTTATTGTTGGGTTGATTTGCTCGTCTTTGACCAGATAAAAACCATATTAGTTTATTTGTGGGCACCTAATTGAAGACGTTAGTTGCTTAATTTGAGGATTGCAATTTCTTTTTTCTGTACTGCTGGTCCTGGATTTTTGGGAGCTAAAAGCACCTGCTTTTTTCACTTACTGTCCTTGGCTTTCAATTGATTGTTTGTTGTATTTAATAGTGTTTGAGAACGATCAGGAATAGAAAGATGCATGCTAGGCACCGAAGTCCTGGAAATGGTTACAGGTCTAGTTCTATGGGGATGGGTGCCTCAAGGATATCCCCAGATAGTTCAGCCAGAGGCCATGGGTTTTACAATTCTGAGTACAGAAGCTTCAATAATCGTGGCTTTGGCCGTGGCCAGGGCCATCCCAAAACTTTTCAACAGCCACCCCAGCCACCACCACGCAAAGGAGACATTTTGATGGAAGCTGGTAGACTTGCAGCTGAATATTTAGTTTCCAAGGGATTGTTACCTCAAAATGCACTTTCTGGTAAGTGGCAGAATGGTAGTTTGAGGAAGCAAGCTGGAGATTATCAAGATTTTAGGGTACAAGAGGACCTTACACAGGAGGGCAGAACATCTGCCCATTCCCGCCTAGGAAGCGTTGGTTCTGATGCTGGAGCAGGTAGGAGAAGGTATTCTGATGACTTCAATTCGAGGAGCCATGTAAGAGGTAGGAGGAAAGGAGAGTATTATCATCGCAGTTATAGTTCAGAGTGGGGCAGAGAATATGGGAGGAGTGGGTCGTGGTCAGATAGAAATCGGATGTCTCTTGATATGGAGGGGCCTGATGACTCTATTTCTGGAAATTATGAAGAGCATCAAGTCGGTGAAGATGTTGGTGATGGGAAGTTTGGTCAGAGTGCGTCAGCACTAGAAACTGAGGAAGCAACTGATATTGAATCAGGAGCAGAGTTCAACAATGCAGATGAAATGGGTTCCAAGGCAAGTTCTTTTAGCAATGGGAAAGATGAGACTGATGGGGAACCTTCCAAGGTGTCTGATGATTTGACAAACTTGAATTCTGGGAATGAGGAGATGGACTACGATCATGGTCATGAAACTGAGACACAAAGTATTTCCGAGGACTTAACTATCCAGCCCTGTGCAGTAGAGGGTGATCTCTCTAGCAAGCATGGATCTGATTTACTAACATTCTGCAAATTTGTGAAGGTCCCAACCAGAACACGCTCTGCATTGACATACAGGTCCCCCCAGGTTGACCAAGTTCCTAATAAGGAAGAGGAAAATGCATCTGATATTGGGCCTCCCAAAGAGTCTGAAGTCTCAGTTCCAGATGGCACTCTTGATTTCTCCACAGCTGATTCACTACCAAATATGACTCGTGATTCAAAATGTGATCCTGAAATGTCTAAATTAGTGTCTGCACATTCTAATGAGGATATCAGAGAAGTAGGCCCCCCATATGGTTCTGGGCAGGGTAAATGCATGAGGTCTCAATCCTTTCCAGAGAGAGCTTTTAAGTGTGACAGTGAACAAGAATCAAGTCAGGGGATTGCAGGCTTTGGAAGGTCCACATCGGTTAAGGAGAGAGGTGAGAAACGAACTGCTGAAGATGACATGAATGGGGAATCCAAGAAGACGAGAGAATGGCTTCCATCCTTGGTTAGCACAGCTCATGACCATCTTCATCTCTCTAATTTAAGTCAAAATCAAGATAGTTCACAAGCAGGGAACGCATCACCTGATCATCCAATGATTGTTGCTGTCACTCGAGACAACTTGGTGAATAgtcatcaatttccaaagtcaggTGGTGAACCAAGTGCTGATTATGCGCAAGAGAAACAACTTTTTCCGAGTTCGTTTAAGATCTGTGACCTCAATTTAATGGAAGCTGCTGATATGAATGATTATCATTGTAATGACCCAGTACTTGTGTACCCGTCTATGCCAGCAATCAAAGAGGAAGCAGCACGGGTTGACATTGATTTGTCAATAAGCAATGCAAATAATGGCAAACATATTGAAGTCATTGATTTGGAGAATGATTCCAGCTTAGAAGATAAGGCTTTTGATAATTCACAGCGAAAGTATGTCCCTCCTATCATTATTTTGTTATTCTATATGCTTCTTAACTTCtcaaaagaaaaacgaaaaaacaTCTTATCATTTCCCATATAAGGTAGCTTGCTTCAATATTTTCTTCATTATCCATGCTTCTAGTATACATGAGTTGTGTTAATATGGTCTACTATTCTCCTGTGTTGGTTCTAGTTTGTCTGTAAGATGCAATTGCTAGTTTCTACAAACTCTGCATTTCTTTCTCTGGTCTTAAGTTTTTCAGTTATTCAGGGAAACAACATTTACTGGCACAGAAGGGTTTCCCAATAATGCACAGAATGCTGGAGATATAAGTGAGGTTCCAGATAGCTATGATGGTCTTATGATTTCTGAGTTTCTCAACACTTTTTCAAACTGTAATTCAGTAAGAGAGGACATCAATCCACTGCAGAATGAGATGAGTCTTCATAATGGAGAGGTATAGAAATACATCTGACATATTTTTGCTTATGTATTCACATGATATCTAAACCCAATTTCAGCAGGAGTAATTTGAGATTTTCCCTAAGAAAATTCCAAGATTTGACTGTGAGATTAAATTTAACTTCGTCTTTAAATTAACCCTGtgcatttttctaatttttcatcTCATATGCACTTGTGCTTACTGGGTTTCGTTTGTGATGCATCTCAATTTTGTTCTTAAATGGATAATTCTATACATGACATTTAGTGCAATGCTTTTGTtttctatatttatatttattattgctTTTGATACCCAGATAGATGCATTTTCCTTATGCAGTTCATCATTAACTTATTTTTTCTCATCCTGGTTGTTTCAGGGGAATCTTGGTGATGATGACTCCATTTACATGTCGCTGGGAGAAATACCATTAAGTATGCCAGATATTTAATTTCATGGTTTGTTTTCTTATAAAATCTAGAGTGCACGTGGTAGACCTGCCAATATGCTTTTTAAATAGCAAGTTAATGGACTGTATTCACCCAATGTCAATTTGGCGATGGTATGCATGTTTTTGAAACATATTTTGTGCTAATAAACTGTGAATGCAGATTCCATTTGGATCTCAGAAGGACAGAAAATGAAATGGAATTGTTTTAAACTTTAATTATAACCATTTTCTGTCCTTTTGCTCATATGgatattcaactcaactcaactaaacttttatccaaaaaatttgggatATTCAAATAAACATTATAGGATTTAGTTCAAGGTCTGCTTTTGTAGCAGATAATTTAATAGAAGATGGGAATTGGTGATGTCTCGGTGTTGTATTGAATGTAGACCCGGCCAAAGGCCAGTTCAGAACTGGAACTGGACCGGTTCAACTCGGAATTGAAACTGGTCAAAACTGGATTAACCAAAACTAGACTTGAACTGGACTTGAACAGGACAGTTCAACTCCGGTCCAGAAccatatttttctttttcaaaaatttaaaaaaaaaaaaattagagagatTTCAACAATGGATTTGATCAAAATCAGAATTGAACTGGAACCAGAGGGGGAGCCCTGTGGCCCGATTTCCAACCCAGAACTGGCCTTTTGGTCTTGTCTAACTGAATGTGATCCATGCCAAAATTTTCTCACTAAAATTAGTTATAGAATCTTTTGATAACCACACATAATGTTGCAAGCATACATTATTTTGCAGCCTTCTTGAATTGAATATGATTTGATTGATCCAGCACAATATCATCctttattttgtaaaatttatttgTTTCTGGTTACATCTGTCCaaatttattttatgtttggatatACAGCTG carries:
- the LOC110672165 gene encoding uncharacterized protein At4g26450 isoform X2, whose amino-acid sequence is MHARHRSPGNGYRSSSMGMGASRISPDSSARGHGFYNSEYRSFNNRGFGRGQGHPKTFQQPPQPPPRKGDILMEAGRLAAEYLVSKGLLPQNALSGKWQNGSLRKQAGDYQDFRVQEDLTQEGRTSAHSRLGSVGSDAGAGRRRYSDDFNSRSHVRGRRKGEYYHRSYSSEWGREYGRSGSWSDRNRMSLDMEGPDDSISGNYEEHQVGEDVGDGKFGQSASALETEEATDIESGAEFNNADEMGSKASSFSNGKDETDGEPSKVSDDLTNLNSGNEEMDYDHGHETETQSISEDLTIQPCAVEGDLSSKHGSDLLTFCKFVKVPTRTRSALTYRSPQVDQVPNKEEENASDIGPPKESEVSVPDGTLDFSTADSLPNMTRDSKCDPEMSKLVSAHSNEDIREVGPPYGSGQGKCMRSQSFPERAFKCDSEQESSQGIAGFGRSTSVKERGEKRTAEDDMNGESKKTREWLPSLVSTAHDHLHLSNLSQNQDSSQAGNASPDHPMIVAVTRDNLVNSHQFPKSGGEPSADYAQEKQLFPSSFKICDLNLMEAADMNDYHCNDPVLVYPSMPAIKEEAARVDIDLSISNANNGKHIEVIDLENDSSLEDKAFDNSQRKETTFTGTEGFPNNAQNAGDISEVPDSYDGLMISEFLNTFSNCNSVREDINPLQNEMSLHNGEGNLGDDDSIYMSLGEIPLSMPDI
- the LOC110672165 gene encoding uncharacterized protein At4g26450 isoform X1, which encodes MHARHRSPGNGYRSSSMGMGASRISPDSSARGHGFYNSEYRSFNNRGFGRGQGHPKTFQQPPQPPPRKGDILMEAGRLAAEYLVSKGLLPQNALSGKWQNGSLRKQAGDYQDFRVQEDLTQEGRTSAHSRLGSVGSDAGAGRRRYSDDFNSRSHVRGRRKGEYYHRSYSSEWGREYGRSGSWSDRNRMSLDMEGPDDSISGNYEEHQVGEDVGDGKFGQSASALETEEATDIESGAEFNNADEMGSKASSFSNGKDETDGEPSKVSDDLTNLNSGNEEMDYDHGHETETQSISEDLTIQPCAVEGDLSSKHGSDLLTFCKFVKVPTRTRSALTYRSPQVDQVPNKEEENASDIGPPKESEVSVPDGTLDFSTADSLPNMTRDSKCDPEMSKLVSAHSNEDIREVGPPYGSGQGKCMRSQSFPERAFKCDSEQESSQGIAGFGRSTSVKERGEKRTAEDDMNGESKKTREWLPSLVSTAHDHLHLSNLSQNQDSSQAGNASPDHPMIVAVTRDNLVNSHQFPKSGGEPSADYAQEKQLFPSSFKICDLNLMEAADMNDYHCNDPVLVYPSMPAIKEEAARVDIDLSISNANNGKHIEVIDLENDSSLEDKAFDNSQRKETTFTGTEGFPNNAQNAGDISEVPDSYDGLMISEFLNTFSNCNSVREDINPLQNEMSLHNGEGNLGDDDSIYMSLGEIPLSFIPAWEQPTPQEYGKPF